The segment TCAGGCCTGATCGACGAGACGGCGCTTCGCGATAGCCGCCAAGGCTTCGGTGTTCAGCCTTCGTGGCCGGACTTTGCATTCGGATTCGGAATCCCGATCGATCACGTTTTGGTCTCAGAATCGGTGCACGTCCACGATCGCTTCCTCGGTGAATTCGGAGGAAGCGATCATTGCCCCGTGATCGTGGACGTTTCCGTCGAACAACCCTAGCCACGAATTGGCGAAAGCTCACGTTTGACTTTGACATCGAACGCGTCGAGTTCGGTATCGCTGCCAAAGGCGTTATCGATCGAATCAAAGTCCTGACGGTCAGTACGCTTGATCAAATCAGCACTCGAATCGAAGTCGGTTCGATCGCCGGCCAATTTGATCGCACCCGAAAGATCAGCGACGACGGTTGTATTGTCGATCTTTCGCGAGTTGTTGACGTTTTGAACTTTGATTGGAACGATCTGTCCAGCACGAGAAAACGAAACGAGTTCGGTTTTGGAATCCACGGCCTTGGACTTCACTGGCGTGAAATCGTCGGCGGCAAAGGGATTGTCAGCAATGATCCGTTTGGTCAACGGTGGAGTCGACTGTGGAACTTCCGCGTAGAAAGCACCGACGCCGAACACGAAATATCCGATCCATTCCGAGCCGTGATCGGTTTCGGAGTCCGCAGACGTTTCTTCTTGCAGAACCGAATTGAGGTTTCTTGACTTGGTGAATGCCGTCCGTGTTGTGACGGTGTCGCTGTTATTGAACGTTTGGATGCTGGCAAGAACGTTCTTTCGGCCAAGATATGTGTTCAGAAGTTCAATTTCTCGAACGCCAGAGCTGACTTTTGCGGTCCCAACTTCGAAATTCGTGTGTTCCGTCGAACCCGTTCCAAGCTCGATCGCCAACCACTGTCCGGTGTGACTCACACTGCTGCCTTCATTGGTTGACTCTTGCAACTGTGAACGCCAGTCGAATCCAGATTCGCTAATTCCGTCGAACCGGGTAGTGACGGCCTCGCCGTCGTTGAGAAGTTGTCCCAATACAATTGGCGTAGTGTCAAAGGTGTTCCCAAACTCCACGTTGTTCCATGCACCGTTCGAAATTGAGCTCTGCCCGGCGGCAATCACCGTGCCGTCGCGAAGCGTATGCGTTCCTTCCTCGACAACAAAGTAGCTGACGGATTCGCTTGTATGCTGTCCGTCGCCCAGTGTGTTGATTCTGATTTGGAAGCCACCATTGCTGAAGTCATCCACGATATCAACGGTGACAGGTGCGGAGGATCTCGTCGATGTTACGCTTGCCATAACAACCGGGCTCTCGAAGTTGCCTCCAAGTGGGACCCATTGCCAATCCGGCGTCGCTTCGATGATGCCGGAATTGGCCACCATGTCAGGGACGTCGATCGTCAAATCGTAAGTGTTGGTGTTTCCATTGGCCCCCAAAACTTCGATGAAGTAAAGTTCGCCTGCCACGACATCGACACGCAGCGTTTCGTTGTCATTCTCCTTGTCCGCCCGACCAATCTCCTGCTGGTCGGAATCGTAAACAATGAAGTCCACATTTCCGTCAGCGATTGCGTAAGTAAGGTCAATTTGGGCATGCGTTGAGTCTTGTGCTGTAAAGCGGAAGAAGTCAACGTCCGCATCGTCGTGAATGGAAAGATCAGCATGTGAGTAATAGCCGATCGTGCCAAGGTCCGTGGCTTGCGGGAAAGCGTCATTTTGCTCCAACACGTCGCCCGGGTTGTTGTCGATTCCGGTGAACATCAAACCCCATTCGCGAAGCGTTCCGGTGTCGGCCGAGTACCAGTCTGTGATCTCGACCGTCCAGGTTCCCAGTGCGTTTTCGCCATTGAAAGCCGAAAGCGGATTCGAAATATCGCCAAAGTTCACATTGAACGAACCGGTGTAGGGAGCGTCCGCGTCAGAAATGTTGGTCGGTGCTTGATCATCAAGCGTCGTGTTCGTGAAGTTGTCTCCGCCGCCGAGCGGTCCTTCGCCGCTTCCCTCGTAGTCGGAGCGGATGATATGAGCCCGTGTTCCTGCTGGCGAAATCAATGCAATGCTAAGGTCCGCCATCCACGTATGGTCCAGATCCTGAAACAGCAAGTTCAAATCCGTCAGCGTAATGTCAGGACCTTCGATGGTGCTGGTGATCGTATCGCCAGCCTGCCCTGCCCCTTCACCGTCAGGGATGTTTACAGGAATATCCGTGCTTGGAATCGTCGTTGTGATCAAATCTCCCGGGCCGGACATCTCAAGGCCGTATCCATTGGTCGCTCCGTCGACGCCCAGAACTTGAAGGAAGTAAGCTTGGCCTGGCAGAACGTCGAATTCCAGGATCTCCAGATCGGTTAAGCTTTCAGCGCTGGTGACCAAATCGAGGTTGCTGTCGTAGACGAATGCATCCAGGTTTCCAAGCTGATGGCTGAAATCGAGTTGAACTGAAAACTCGCCAGCTTCGGCTGCCGCAAACTGGTAATAATCCACGTCCTGATCGGTGTGAATCGACAGTCCTTCTTCGCTTCGCTGGCTGACGATTCCCATGTTGTAGCCTGCCGTGAACGAGTTGTTAGGCTCAAGTCGGTCGCCGTTGGCTCCGGGGCCGCCTTCGATCGTAACCGTGATGATCGTTGTGTTGTTGGTCTCGTCGGACTCCAAAAGTTTGTCTTCTGGATCGGTCACGACTTCAAGGTAATAGTCACCGTCATCGATTCCGGAAATGTTGATCCACTGATCGCTTAGTCCGCTGCCATAGACATCTGACCAGCCCGCGGAGACGCCCTGAGTCGTGCCGCAACTGCCGTAGTTTGAAGCTCCGGCATCATCGTCGTATCGAGTGATGTCGATCAGGCAAAAGCTGATCTTTCCGCCCGTCGCCAAAATGTCACCGACTTCGCCAGCAGGTCCGATCTCGCGCAAGTTGTAGATCGCATAACCATCGAAGTGAATGTGGCCGTGGCCTTCGTGATACGTAAACTCCCCAGCCAGACGATCGCGAAACCCACCTTCGTCATCATAGATCCGCTGAAAGACTTCCTGGTTGCCGTTGTCAGTGGGCTCGCCGCCGAAGACTTCCAGGTGCCCCGCGCCCTGGTTGGCAAACGCAGTCGAAAATCGGAGCAGCTCTCCTTCGACGTAGTAATCGTGCAAGTAGCCCCGTTCTTCGCTCTCCCACGCGAACACGTCCGGTAGAACATCGTTGGCCAACATGTTGCGCCGCTCAAGCTTTCCAAAGTCAAATTGGCTCTTCTTAACACGGGTGTTCTTACGAGTAGGCATTTCGAGGTCCTGTAAGTTGGAAGTCAGAGGACGGAAGGCGTGCACGTGATGTCAATCACGCTTCCATTTGGGGACGCCCATCTTACCACGTGTCGGTTGTAACGGTTATATGTCCTGGCAATAACGGCAGCCCAAGTTTCCCGTCTTGGGCGTCTGAAACCTCAAATAATCTGGTATTCAGATGGTTCCAACATAAAATGTAGGGATACGGCAAACTGGAACACAAAAGCAGCACTCTGGAAATTTTATGAAACGACGTCGTCGCGCGAAGAACGGTCACGACTATTCAGTCCTCGAGCCACGCCAGCTACTGGCGACAACAGGTTTGCCGCAGTTCGATGGAGACGCATCCATCGACACCGGTTTGATCGTCAATGCAGACTTCGATCAAAACGAAGTCGCAGACGCGACGGCTGAACGCGTTTTGATTTCCGACGTTCCGGGCTGGAGCCAAACCGCCGGAGCAAGCGACACGATTAGCCTGGTGGGGTTCAATGACTCTCCGCGCGGAACCGGATTCCATCTGGACGCACAAGCCGATGTGCTCGAGTCCATTTCCCAGGATGTCGCTGTCGTTGAAGATCAGCTTTACACGTTGGCATTCGATCTGCTTGGCCGTCCCGTTGGCGACACTGCGGACGCAAGCACCAACGA is part of the Mariniblastus fucicola genome and harbors:
- a CDS encoding lysyl oxidase family protein, which gives rise to MPTRKNTRVKKSQFDFGKLERRNMLANDVLPDVFAWESEERGYLHDYYVEGELLRFSTAFANQGAGHLEVFGGEPTDNGNQEVFQRIYDDEGGFRDRLAGEFTYHEGHGHIHFDGYAIYNLREIGPAGEVGDILATGGKISFCLIDITRYDDDAGASNYGSCGTTQGVSAGWSDVYGSGLSDQWINISGIDDGDYYLEVVTDPEDKLLESDETNNTTIITVTIEGGPGANGDRLEPNNSFTAGYNMGIVSQRSEEGLSIHTDQDVDYYQFAAAEAGEFSVQLDFSHQLGNLDAFVYDSNLDLVTSAESLTDLEILEFDVLPGQAYFLQVLGVDGATNGYGLEMSGPGDLITTTIPSTDIPVNIPDGEGAGQAGDTITSTIEGPDITLTDLNLLFQDLDHTWMADLSIALISPAGTRAHIIRSDYEGSGEGPLGGGDNFTNTTLDDQAPTNISDADAPYTGSFNVNFGDISNPLSAFNGENALGTWTVEITDWYSADTGTLREWGLMFTGIDNNPGDVLEQNDAFPQATDLGTIGYYSHADLSIHDDADVDFFRFTAQDSTHAQIDLTYAIADGNVDFIVYDSDQQEIGRADKENDNETLRVDVVAGELYFIEVLGANGNTNTYDLTIDVPDMVANSGIIEATPDWQWVPLGGNFESPVVMASVTSTRSSAPVTVDIVDDFSNGGFQIRINTLGDGQHTSESVSYFVVEEGTHTLRDGTVIAAGQSSISNGAWNNVEFGNTFDTTPIVLGQLLNDGEAVTTRFDGISESGFDWRSQLQESTNEGSSVSHTGQWLAIELGTGSTEHTNFEVGTAKVSSGVREIELLNTYLGRKNVLASIQTFNNSDTVTTRTAFTKSRNLNSVLQEETSADSETDHGSEWIGYFVFGVGAFYAEVPQSTPPLTKRIIADNPFAADDFTPVKSKAVDSKTELVSFSRAGQIVPIKVQNVNNSRKIDNTTVVADLSGAIKLAGDRTDFDSSADLIKRTDRQDFDSIDNAFGSDTELDAFDVKVKRELSPIRG